A section of the Heterodontus francisci isolate sHetFra1 chromosome 7, sHetFra1.hap1, whole genome shotgun sequence genome encodes:
- the LOC137372421 gene encoding speriolin-like protein, whose protein sequence is MSKGSVITSVGANLGTKCGPAALSPSSATGSGGHIHCWDYIQLQQEEERWPQKEGSTMCSSPEQCSPNELQDHRNRQPSPTLENLLTLSLSDDSHSMNLNTSLSGAQATKVTNYSRSTELFETSTPDLPSSSQDEDVHKQLIDSEARPKAKKIWFSETAASDESKKLFLEEGNKTRVFYVNEMDSFSNMEKNSRVIGEIAFQLDRRILAHVFPGLTRLYGYTVSNIPTKIKQNSINPIDGTVDKQKWREMTQCYTALLSKLEKLNYNTDIHTGFSEFLVNTYGILKQRPNAYTNITYNPIILRKLVIDMVPAKFLRDTLVLLNCLCELSRNDKKPLFPW, encoded by the exons ATGTCTAAAGGCAGTGTCATCACTAGTGTTGGAGCTAATTTGGGCACCAAGTG tgggccagcagctcttagtcccagcagtgccaccgggagcgggggCCAcatccactgctgggactacatccagcttcagcaggaagaggaacGATGGCCCCAGAAAGAAG GTTCCACAATGTGCAGTTCACCAGAGCAGTGCAGCCCCAATGAATTACAGGACCATCGCAACCGGCAGCCAAGTCCCACCCTAGAGAATCTGCTCACCCTTTCATTGTCCGATGATTCACACTCAATGAACCTCAACACCTCGCTCAGTGGCGCACAGGCAACAAAAGTCACCAATTACAGTCGCTCGACCGAGCTTTTTGAAACCAGTACTCCTGATCTCCCAAGTAGCTCACAAGATGAAGATGTCCACAAACAGCTTATAGACTCGGAGGCTAGGCCCAAAGCCAAGAAGATCTGGTTTTCAGAAACAGCTGCATCAGATGAATCTAAAAAGCTGTTCCTTGAGGAAGGGAACAAAACGCGAGTGTTCTATGTGAATG AGATGGACTCCTTCTCAAATATGGAGAAGAATAGTCGTGTGATTGGAGAGATAGCATTCCAGCTAGATCGGAGAATCCTCGCACACGTGTTCCCAGGATTAACCAGGCTGTACGGATACACAGTATCCAACATTCCCACAAAAATCAAACAG AATTCCATTAACCCCATTGATGGAACAGTGGATAAGCAGAAATGGAGGGAAATGACGCAGTGTTACACAGCCTTATTATCAAAACTTGAAAAACtcaactacaacactgacatccaCACTGGCTTCAGTGAGTTCCTAGTCAACACCTACGGCATTCTCAAGCAACGCCCGAATGCCTACACCAATATCACCTACAACCCCATCATCCTGCGCAAGCTTGTCATTGATATGGTCCCTGCCAAGTTTCTCCGGGATACACTGGTTCTGCTGAACTGTCTGTGTGAGCTATCCCGCAACGACAAGAaacctctgtttccatggtga